Proteins from one Triticum aestivum cultivar Chinese Spring chromosome 7A, IWGSC CS RefSeq v2.1, whole genome shotgun sequence genomic window:
- the LOC123154947 gene encoding protein SRG1, with protein sequence MGSMGEERAMTVQELANVLGKPDMPAQYMVRGHHDQQLAAAIAAPIPVIDLCCLFTEDGAATDEASKLRAALESWGLFLLSNHGVETTIMDDMMIASRGFFKRPLEDKKRYTNLIGGEEFQFEGYGNDQVRSPDQILDWSDRLYLKVEPEDERRIALWPTHPENFRDILHNFTIKCGGVKDNLLRAMAKLLQLHDDDYFVDQLGEKAETNVRCSYYPECPRPELVFGLKPHCDGTVLTLLMVDDSVGGLQVLRDGVWWDVPIVPHTLLVIIGDQTEIMSNGFFKSPVHRVVTNAKKERLSVALDYSVDHEREIEPSAQLIDEKRPALYMKVKVKDYIAGLYEHFSQGTMVIDTLQI encoded by the exons ATGGGAAGCATGGGAGAAGAGCGAGCAATGACGGTGCAGGAGCTCGCCAACGTCCTCGGCAAGCCCGACATGCCAGCCCAGTACATGGTGCGCGGGCACCACGACCAGCAGCTCGCCGCAGCCATCGCAGCACCTATCCCTGTCATCGACCTCTGCTGCCTTTTCACGGAGGATGGTGCAGCCACTGATGAGGCATCGAAGCTTCGAGCAGCGCTCGAGTCATGGGGCCTCTTCCTG CTCAGTAACCATGGTGTAGAAACCACCATTATGGACGACATGATGATTGCTTCGAGGGGGTTTTTCAAGCGGCCACTTGAAGACAAGAAGAGGTACACCAACCTAATCGGCGGTGAGGAGTTCCAGTTTGAGGGGTACGGAAATGACCAGGTGAGGTCGCCGGACCAGATCCTGGACTGGTCTGACCGCCTCTACCTCAAGGTAGAGCCCGAGGACGAGCGACGCATCGCCCTCTGGCCAACACATCCTGAAAACTTCAG GGATATTCTGCACAACTTCACGATAAAATGTGGGGGAGTGAAGGACAATCTGCTCCGGGCAATGGCGAAGCTGCTGCAGCTTCATGATGACGACTACTTTGTGGACCAGCTCGGGGAGAAGGCTGAAACTAACGTGAGATGCAGCTACTACCCAGAGTGTCCAAGGCCAGAGCTTGTATTTGGTCTCAAGCCTCACTGCGATGGAACCGTTCTTACACTTCTCATGGTCGATGACAGCGTCGGTGGCCTGCAAGTTCTAAGAGATGGGGTGTGGTGGGATGTACCGATCGTACCTCACACACTGTTGGTCATTATAGGAGATCAGACTGAG ATAATGAGCAACGGCTTCTTCAAGAGCCCTGTGCATAGGGTCGTGACAAATGCAAAGAAAGAGAGGCTATCAGTGGCTCTAGACTATTCTGTTGACCATGAGAGAGAAATTGAGCCATCGGCTCAGCTGATCGATGAGAAGAGACCAGCATTGTACATGAAAGTGAAGGTCAAGGACTATATTGCCGGGCTGTATGAACATTTCTCTCAGGGAACGATGGTTATTGATACACTGCAGATATAA